In Candidatus Limnocylindrales bacterium, the following are encoded in one genomic region:
- a CDS encoding ABC transporter ATP-binding protein, whose translation MIVVENLTKYYGTLPAIQGVSFRVEKGEILGFLGPNGAGKTTTMRILTGFMPATSGTATVAGYDVFKDSLEVRKRIGYLPENVPIYNDMEVWAYLNFVTEVKGVPKKLRKEKIQQVIKSCGLESVSNRLIKNLSKGYRQRVGLAQALVNDPEVLILDEPTMGLDPKQITDIRHLIKELATEKTIILSSHILPEVSMICQRVVIINQGKVVAEDTTENLTSRSQTSRRILLQVDGPSEAVLKILKEVNGVNRVQRKDQVTGNIFNYEVEASKDRDVRRDLAHAIVQSGNGLLELRPVEISLEDVFVKLVTEEEG comes from the coding sequence ATGATCGTGGTAGAGAATTTAACCAAGTACTATGGAACACTTCCTGCTATTCAGGGGGTTTCTTTCCGGGTAGAAAAGGGTGAAATCTTAGGATTCTTAGGCCCTAATGGAGCAGGTAAAACAACCACCATGCGAATTTTAACGGGGTTCATGCCGGCAACCAGCGGAACGGCAACCGTTGCGGGATACGATGTTTTTAAAGACTCTCTGGAAGTCAGAAAAAGGATCGGGTATCTGCCGGAAAATGTCCCTATTTACAATGATATGGAGGTTTGGGCCTATTTGAATTTTGTAACCGAAGTCAAGGGTGTACCTAAAAAACTCCGGAAGGAAAAAATCCAGCAGGTTATTAAAAGTTGTGGACTTGAAAGTGTATCCAATCGATTGATTAAAAACCTTTCTAAAGGATATCGGCAGCGTGTAGGATTGGCCCAGGCCCTCGTCAATGATCCTGAAGTTCTTATTTTAGATGAGCCAACCATGGGATTGGATCCTAAACAGATCACCGATATCCGTCATCTTATCAAAGAACTTGCCACCGAAAAAACCATTATCCTGAGCTCCCATATTCTTCCGGAGGTCAGTATGATCTGTCAACGGGTTGTTATCATCAACCAGGGAAAGGTGGTGGCAGAAGATACTACCGAGAACCTTACTTCTCGATCTCAGACATCCCGACGTATTTTACTTCAGGTAGATGGACCGTCCGAGGCTGTTTTGAAAATCTTGAAGGAGGTCAACGGAGTTAATCGGGTTCAAAGGAAAGACCAGGTAACCGGAAATATTTTCAATTATGAAGTTGAAGCTTCTAAAGATAGAGATGTCCGTCGGGATTTGGCACATGCCATCGTTCAGAGTGGAAATGGGTTGCTGGAGTTACGACCGGTGGAAATCAGTTTGGAAGATGTCTTTGTCAAATTGGTTACCGAAGAGGAAGGATAG
- a CDS encoding S41 family peptidase — protein MRDSFRFKNFQSKQIILIFSSSQFLRSALRSSQIRYGFLGLGIYLTIWMLPVYAETDLQQVPLVQVFDEAWQRIDSEFYDPHFNGVDWKKMREIYRPLVERAATRAQGYEIINQMISQLKASHTHLYTPDQPAYYQLAAIFGKRVSGYSQAFGDKEVRYTDIGILTVTTPRGIFVKGVLEGSPAQEAGIQVGDQILEVDGEPFEPVASFRNKAGQPVRILIQTAACKDESSDESRTGSCIRPSPEEKTVIPREVDPNQMFLEAEKKSIRIFEEDGIKIGYIHIWSYAREVYQDAFVEAIITGEFAKASALIVDLRDGWGGASPEYLNVFNKNVPVMTTASRSGDKRKYDPQWRKPVVFLVNEGTRSGKEMLTYGFKKYRLGKVIGTPTAGAVLAGKPFYLSDGSLLMVAVRDVWVDGERLEGKGVQPDIYVDFPVEYARGYDPQRAKALKVLAEEVKQSKQES, from the coding sequence ATGAGGGATAGTTTTAGATTTAAAAATTTCCAAAGCAAGCAGATTATTCTGATCTTTTCGAGTTCCCAGTTTCTCAGGTCCGCTCTCCGAAGTAGCCAGATCCGATATGGATTCCTGGGTTTAGGAATCTACTTGACGATCTGGATGTTACCGGTTTATGCAGAAACGGATTTGCAGCAGGTCCCCTTAGTTCAGGTTTTTGATGAAGCCTGGCAGCGGATTGACTCGGAGTTCTACGATCCTCACTTTAATGGCGTAGACTGGAAGAAAATGCGAGAAATTTATCGTCCTCTGGTAGAGAGAGCCGCAACGAGAGCACAGGGATATGAGATCATCAACCAAATGATCTCGCAATTGAAAGCTTCTCATACCCATCTATATACACCCGATCAACCTGCGTATTATCAACTGGCTGCCATCTTTGGAAAGAGGGTGAGCGGGTACTCCCAGGCTTTTGGGGATAAAGAGGTTCGTTATACTGACATAGGTATTCTGACGGTAACCACCCCCCGGGGTATTTTTGTAAAAGGGGTTCTTGAAGGAAGTCCGGCCCAAGAAGCAGGGATTCAGGTAGGAGATCAAATTTTGGAAGTAGATGGGGAGCCCTTTGAACCGGTTGCATCGTTTCGTAATAAAGCAGGACAGCCTGTTCGTATTCTGATTCAAACGGCGGCTTGTAAAGACGAATCCTCCGATGAGTCCAGAACGGGCTCTTGTATCCGTCCGAGTCCAGAAGAGAAAACAGTCATTCCCAGGGAAGTAGATCCTAACCAGATGTTTCTGGAAGCCGAAAAGAAAAGTATTCGAATCTTTGAGGAGGATGGGATCAAGATTGGATACATTCATATCTGGTCTTATGCCAGGGAAGTCTATCAAGATGCTTTTGTGGAGGCTATTATAACCGGAGAATTCGCCAAAGCTTCAGCATTAATCGTAGATTTACGGGATGGGTGGGGCGGGGCAAGTCCTGAGTACCTGAACGTTTTTAATAAAAATGTACCTGTTATGACTACTGCCTCCCGGTCGGGAGATAAGCGTAAGTACGATCCTCAATGGAGGAAACCAGTGGTCTTTCTGGTTAATGAAGGTACCCGAAGTGGGAAAGAAATGCTCACCTATGGATTCAAGAAATATCGTCTGGGTAAAGTTATCGGTACGCCGACTGCGGGGGCTGTCCTGGCAGGCAAACCTTTTTATCTATCCGATGGGTCTTTATTGATGGTTGCCGTCAGAGATGTCTGGGTGGATGGCGAACGCCTGGAGGGAAAGGGAGTTCAACCGGATATTTACGTGGATTTTCCCGTGGAATACGCCAGGGGCTATGACCCGCAACGTGCCAAAGCCTTAAAAGTCTTGGCCGAAGAAGTTAAACAGTCCAAGCAGGAATCGTAA
- the malQ gene encoding 4-alpha-glucanotransferase encodes MKERESGILLHITSLPSPYGIGDLGPEAYRFVNFLTETDQSLWQILPLNPTDPALGNSPYSSYSAFAGNPILISPDLLVEEGLLLKSEVEDHPSFPREKVDYEAVTEYKRKILHLTYEKSKSRIGKEDEFEDFCTENSSWLEDYALFAALKEEFKGVVWGQWPEDLRDRREEAIKEWKTRLADRIRREKFFQYLFFKQWYSLKDYCRSKNIRIIGDLPIYVSYDSADVWANPQLFKLNEEKKPAFVAGVPPDYFSETGQLWGNPVYRWDVLRETRYAWWIKRIGHNLKFFDQIRLDHFRGFVAYWEVPATEKTAVKGQWIEVSVKDFFSTLSRHFVNLPIIAEDLGVITPEVIEIMELFGFPGMKVLVFAFGEDLPTSVHAPHNHVKNCVVYTGTHDNNTARGWFQNESTPEDRERFCKYIGREVSEEEVHWEFVRLALMSVAKIAIIPLQDILGLGEEARMNLPATSRGNWMWRFLPEQLTPAIKKKLLEMTWIYGRAQHWEGIKGK; translated from the coding sequence ATGAAGGAAAGAGAAAGTGGAATTCTTCTTCACATTACTTCCCTTCCATCCCCCTATGGTATAGGAGATCTGGGGCCGGAGGCCTACAGATTTGTAAATTTTCTTACGGAAACCGATCAAAGTTTATGGCAGATTCTTCCCCTAAATCCGACCGACCCGGCCCTTGGAAACTCTCCCTACAGTAGTTATTCGGCGTTTGCCGGAAACCCGATCCTCATCAGTCCTGACCTTCTGGTAGAGGAAGGACTTCTTTTGAAATCTGAAGTAGAAGATCATCCTTCCTTTCCCAGGGAGAAGGTAGATTATGAAGCGGTTACAGAGTACAAAAGAAAAATTCTTCATTTAACTTATGAGAAGTCCAAGAGCCGGATAGGAAAAGAAGATGAATTTGAGGATTTCTGCACGGAAAACTCCTCCTGGTTAGAGGATTATGCCTTATTTGCAGCCCTCAAGGAGGAATTCAAAGGGGTTGTTTGGGGTCAATGGCCGGAAGATTTAAGGGATAGAAGAGAAGAGGCTATTAAGGAATGGAAAACCCGACTGGCGGATAGGATTCGGAGGGAAAAGTTTTTCCAGTATCTGTTTTTTAAACAATGGTATTCCCTTAAAGATTATTGTCGGAGTAAAAATATCCGGATTATAGGGGACTTACCCATTTATGTAAGTTATGACAGTGCCGATGTGTGGGCAAATCCTCAGCTATTTAAGCTTAATGAAGAAAAAAAACCGGCTTTTGTAGCCGGGGTACCTCCGGATTACTTCAGTGAAACCGGTCAGCTCTGGGGAAATCCCGTTTACAGGTGGGATGTTTTGAGGGAAACCCGTTATGCCTGGTGGATTAAGCGTATTGGGCACAACTTGAAATTTTTTGACCAGATCCGATTGGACCATTTTAGGGGATTTGTCGCCTACTGGGAAGTTCCGGCAACCGAGAAAACTGCAGTAAAAGGGCAATGGATTGAAGTATCCGTCAAGGACTTTTTCAGTACGCTATCCCGGCATTTTGTAAATCTTCCTATTATTGCTGAAGACCTGGGGGTAATCACTCCGGAGGTCATAGAAATAATGGAGCTCTTTGGATTTCCCGGTATGAAGGTCCTTGTTTTTGCCTTTGGAGAAGATCTTCCGACCAGCGTCCATGCCCCTCATAATCATGTAAAAAATTGCGTTGTGTATACAGGAACCCATGACAATAACACGGCGAGAGGCTGGTTTCAGAATGAATCCACTCCGGAAGACAGGGAAAGATTTTGTAAATACATAGGACGAGAGGTCTCAGAAGAGGAAGTTCATTGGGAATTTGTCAGGTTGGCACTTATGTCCGTTGCGAAAATTGCCATCATTCCTTTGCAAGATATTCTAGGCTTAGGAGAAGAAGCCAGAATGAACCTTCCGGCAACTTCCAGAGGGAATTGGATGTGGAGGTTTTTGCCAGAACAACTTACACCTGCCATAAAAAAGAAACTTCTGGAAATGACATGGATTTATGGAAGAGCCCAACATTGGGAGGGAATAAAGGGTAAATAG
- a CDS encoding anhydro-N-acetylmuramic acid kinase, with product MKVIGLLSGTSVDGIDAALVDITGRDLETQVNLLCFETYPFPEGVKERILELSSPEAGKVDQICHLNFYLGELFAQAALRIMERGGCRPEEIDLIGSHGQTIHHLPEPRYEPALPPQAGFLTVKSTLQIGEPSIIAERTGCTVVADFRPRDIAAGGEGAPLAPYAHYLLFRDKVKARAVNNIGGISNVTFIPAHAEPDQLIAFDTGPGNLIIDGLINQLTQGKLSFDLDGQMAAGGQVHPDLLNWLMAHPYLKKPPPKTTGREEFGGEFLQKLLKKANEMGIFPKDLLATATAFTAESIADSYRRFLLVDRYRNLKGEGSLELILCGGGAKNKTLMAMLQKAFHSESISVKTVEEYGYSSDALEAILFALLARATFLGIPSNVPPATGARYPVILGKILPGRNWKSLGYVS from the coding sequence ATGAAGGTTATCGGTCTACTTTCAGGAACTTCTGTAGATGGAATTGACGCGGCTTTAGTAGATATTACGGGTCGTGATTTGGAGACCCAGGTAAACCTTTTATGCTTTGAAACCTATCCCTTTCCAGAGGGGGTTAAAGAGAGAATTTTAGAACTCTCCTCCCCGGAAGCAGGAAAAGTTGATCAAATCTGTCACCTTAATTTCTACCTGGGAGAATTATTTGCCCAGGCGGCTCTCAGGATCATGGAACGAGGGGGATGCAGACCGGAGGAGATTGATCTTATTGGTTCCCATGGTCAGACTATTCATCACTTGCCGGAACCCCGATATGAACCGGCATTACCTCCCCAGGCAGGTTTTTTAACCGTTAAATCCACCCTACAAATCGGAGAGCCTTCCATTATCGCAGAAAGGACCGGTTGTACGGTAGTGGCCGATTTCCGTCCCAGGGATATTGCAGCAGGGGGTGAAGGGGCTCCCCTGGCCCCTTACGCCCATTATCTTCTCTTCCGGGATAAGGTGAAGGCCCGGGCAGTAAATAACATTGGTGGGATTAGTAATGTAACCTTTATTCCGGCCCATGCAGAGCCAGATCAACTTATCGCCTTCGACACCGGGCCCGGAAACCTTATCATAGATGGACTGATAAACCAACTGACGCAGGGAAAGCTCTCCTTCGATTTAGATGGTCAGATGGCGGCTGGTGGGCAGGTGCATCCAGATCTCCTCAACTGGCTTATGGCCCATCCTTACTTAAAGAAACCCCCACCTAAAACCACGGGCAGGGAAGAATTTGGCGGAGAGTTTCTCCAAAAGCTACTGAAAAAAGCAAACGAGATGGGCATCTTTCCAAAGGATTTGCTGGCCACGGCTACCGCCTTCACAGCTGAATCCATCGCAGACAGTTACCGACGATTCCTTTTGGTTGATCGGTATCGGAACCTTAAAGGGGAAGGCTCTCTGGAGCTCATCCTCTGTGGAGGAGGTGCTAAAAACAAAACTTTGATGGCTATGCTTCAGAAAGCGTTTCATTCTGAGTCTATTTCCGTCAAGACGGTGGAAGAGTACGGATATTCCAGTGACGCTTTAGAAGCTATTCTCTTTGCTTTACTCGCCCGGGCGACTTTCCTGGGGATTCCCAGCAATGTTCCCCCGGCAACAGGGGCCAGATATCCGGTTATCCTCGGGAAGATTCTACCCGGACGAAATTGGAAATCTTTAGGATATGTATCTTGA
- the treS gene encoding maltose alpha-D-glucosyltransferase gives MYLEDDSLWYKDAIIYELHVKTFYDAKGNGIGNFKGLTEKLDYLEDLGVTALWLLPFYPSPLKDDGYDIADYFNIHPDYGDLKEFKEFLNEAHRRGLRVITELVVNHTSDQHAWFQRARKARPGSTIRNFYVWSDTPEKYPEARIIFKDFETSNWAWDPVGKAYYWHRFYSHQPDLNYDNPEVQKAILKVVDYWLNMGVDGMRLDAIPYLFEREGTNCENLPETYEFLQRLRAHVDSKFSNRMLLAEANQWPEDAVSYFGNGDKCHMAFHFPLMPRIFMAVRMEDRFPIIDILEQTPPIPETCQWALFLRNHDELTLEMVTDEERDYMYRMYARDPHARINLGIRRRLAPLLENDRRKIELMNVLLFSLPGTPVIYYGDEIGMGDNYYLGDRNGVRTPMQWSADKNAGFSKANPQKLYLPIIIDPEYHYESVNVENQQRNQASLLWWMKKYIAMRKRFKAFGRGSIEFLLPDNPKVFAFIRHYQPEPSLQEEKILVVVNLSKYPQMVELNLSRLSGYVLEEVFSGNRFSPIKDSPYILTLGPYGYYWFSLQKEKAVESINVWTIPELEVAGVLTQANWEVLEERSMEKLEREILPAYLKGRKWFAGIENIQGNTREIQRLQILEVLPIGKDLKRTEEIEGSSGERGIQDTRLLLLEVQYVEGPPQTYLLPISFAMGEKAKEILESSLPGIIARVKGRNLEGILYDSIYSEGFRKNLLEMILRKHRIKGKQGEFIVHTKRSSKTLAGSVGEIPLREFQVLNAEKQKPSFLYGDKFFLKLFRYLEEGTHPDLEIGRFLTETVSFPYIPSFIGAIEYRKPGSQPMTLGILQSFVPNQGDAWTFTLNAVERYFDRVLSRRSEIQQIPKLSASLLKVEIPPSLQDLVIGAYFEMVKLLGKRTAELHLALASNSKDPNFSPEPFSTLYQRSVYQSMRSSARRVLQLLRKNLNTLPESERSLQNIRKEAEEVLNLEKSVMDHFRTILQKKISTVKIRIHGNYHLGHVLYTGKDFVIIDFESDPTKALSERKLKRSPLRDVASMLRSIHYAAYTVLLKHTSLRPEDIPVLEPWTDFWYRSMGGAFLRSYLETTENAPFIPKDSEELDILLKTFLLDKAIRELHHELNNRPDWAIIPLRGIKEIVR, from the coding sequence ATGTATCTTGAAGACGATTCACTCTGGTATAAAGATGCCATTATTTATGAGCTTCACGTAAAGACCTTTTACGATGCCAAGGGTAACGGAATAGGAAACTTTAAAGGACTTACGGAAAAGCTGGACTATCTGGAAGATCTCGGTGTAACGGCCTTATGGCTTCTTCCTTTCTATCCTTCTCCCCTTAAAGATGATGGATACGACATTGCCGATTACTTCAATATTCACCCGGACTACGGTGATTTAAAAGAGTTCAAGGAGTTTCTAAATGAAGCCCATCGTCGGGGATTACGGGTCATCACAGAACTCGTTGTAAATCATACTTCCGATCAGCATGCCTGGTTTCAGAGAGCCAGGAAAGCCAGGCCGGGCTCTACGATAAGGAATTTCTATGTCTGGAGTGATACTCCGGAAAAGTATCCAGAAGCCCGGATCATATTTAAGGATTTTGAAACTTCCAACTGGGCCTGGGATCCTGTAGGTAAGGCCTATTACTGGCATCGTTTTTACTCTCACCAGCCCGATTTAAATTATGACAATCCCGAGGTTCAGAAAGCCATCCTAAAAGTAGTGGATTACTGGCTAAATATGGGTGTGGATGGGATGCGTTTAGACGCGATTCCTTACCTCTTTGAGCGAGAAGGGACTAACTGCGAAAACCTGCCGGAAACCTATGAATTTTTACAGCGACTTCGGGCCCATGTAGATAGCAAGTTCTCCAATCGAATGCTCCTTGCCGAGGCAAACCAGTGGCCTGAGGATGCCGTAAGTTATTTTGGAAATGGAGATAAATGCCATATGGCCTTTCATTTCCCATTGATGCCCAGGATATTTATGGCAGTTCGGATGGAGGATAGATTTCCCATTATCGATATCCTGGAACAGACTCCTCCCATTCCAGAAACCTGTCAATGGGCACTTTTTTTGAGAAACCATGATGAATTGACCCTTGAAATGGTAACCGATGAAGAACGGGATTATATGTATAGAATGTACGCCCGCGACCCCCATGCAAGAATCAATTTAGGAATTCGTCGACGGCTGGCACCTCTTCTGGAAAATGATCGACGCAAGATTGAACTCATGAATGTCCTTCTCTTTTCTCTTCCGGGAACTCCGGTTATCTACTACGGCGATGAGATTGGAATGGGGGATAATTACTACCTGGGGGATCGAAATGGGGTTAGAACACCCATGCAGTGGAGTGCAGATAAAAATGCCGGTTTTTCCAAAGCCAACCCCCAAAAGCTCTACCTTCCCATTATCATAGACCCCGAATATCACTACGAATCGGTAAACGTGGAGAATCAACAGAGAAACCAGGCCTCGTTACTCTGGTGGATGAAAAAATATATCGCCATGAGAAAGCGCTTTAAGGCTTTTGGGCGGGGAAGCATTGAGTTTCTCCTTCCAGACAACCCCAAAGTCTTTGCCTTTATCCGTCACTACCAACCTGAACCATCCCTTCAAGAGGAGAAAATCTTAGTAGTGGTCAACCTTTCCAAGTACCCTCAAATGGTGGAATTGAATCTATCCAGACTTTCCGGCTATGTTTTGGAGGAAGTTTTTAGTGGAAACAGATTTTCTCCTATTAAGGATTCTCCTTACATACTTACCCTTGGACCTTATGGTTACTATTGGTTCTCGCTACAAAAGGAGAAAGCAGTAGAAAGTATTAATGTATGGACCATTCCGGAATTGGAAGTAGCCGGGGTCTTAACCCAGGCAAACTGGGAAGTTCTGGAAGAAAGATCCATGGAAAAACTTGAAAGGGAGATATTACCGGCTTATCTCAAAGGGCGTAAATGGTTTGCCGGGATAGAAAATATCCAGGGAAATACTCGGGAAATCCAGCGACTTCAAATCTTGGAGGTCCTTCCCATAGGAAAAGATCTTAAACGGACGGAAGAGATCGAGGGTTCTTCAGGGGAACGGGGGATTCAGGATACCCGACTCCTGCTTCTGGAAGTTCAATATGTAGAAGGCCCTCCCCAAACCTATTTGTTACCCATATCCTTTGCTATGGGAGAAAAAGCTAAGGAGATACTGGAATCCTCTTTGCCGGGAATTATTGCCCGGGTCAAGGGAAGAAACCTGGAGGGTATCCTTTATGATAGTATCTATTCCGAGGGATTCCGTAAAAATCTCCTGGAAATGATCTTGAGAAAACACCGAATAAAGGGAAAGCAAGGAGAGTTTATCGTCCATACTAAAAGATCCTCTAAAACCCTGGCAGGATCAGTAGGTGAAATACCCCTCCGCGAATTTCAAGTCCTCAATGCTGAAAAGCAAAAGCCTTCTTTCCTATACGGTGACAAATTCTTCCTTAAATTGTTTAGATATCTAGAGGAAGGCACCCATCCAGATCTGGAGATAGGAAGATTTCTTACAGAAACTGTGTCCTTCCCCTACATTCCTTCTTTTATAGGCGCTATAGAATATAGAAAACCCGGGTCTCAACCCATGACCCTGGGCATCCTTCAAAGTTTTGTTCCAAATCAGGGAGATGCTTGGACTTTTACCCTTAATGCGGTTGAAAGGTATTTCGATCGGGTACTTTCCCGAAGGAGCGAAATTCAGCAAATACCCAAATTATCGGCCTCTCTTCTAAAAGTTGAAATCCCCCCTTCCCTTCAAGACCTGGTTATAGGAGCTTATTTTGAGATGGTTAAGCTTTTAGGAAAAAGAACCGCCGAATTGCACCTGGCACTCGCTTCGAATTCAAAAGACCCCAACTTCTCCCCTGAACCCTTCTCAACCCTTTATCAAAGATCCGTTTATCAATCTATGCGAAGCTCTGCAAGAAGGGTTCTCCAACTTTTACGGAAAAATTTGAATACGCTTCCTGAATCGGAACGCTCCCTACAAAATATAAGAAAGGAAGCGGAAGAGGTTTTAAATCTTGAAAAGAGTGTGATGGACCATTTCAGAACAATCCTGCAGAAAAAAATATCCACCGTAAAGATAAGAATCCATGGAAATTATCACCTGGGACATGTCCTTTATACAGGAAAAGATTTTGTAATCATTGACTTTGAAAGTGATCCGACAAAAGCCCTCAGTGAAAGAAAACTCAAACGCTCTCCACTTAGGGATGTAGCCAGCATGTTAAGATCCATCCACTATGCGGCTTATACTGTTCTCCTCAAACATACCTCTCTCAGGCCTGAAGATATTCCTGTGTTAGAACCCTGGACGGATTTTTGGTACCGGTCTATGGGAGGCGCTTTTTTAAGATCTTATTTGGAGACCACCGAAAACGCACCCTTTATTCCCAAGGATTCTGAGGAACTGGATATTTTATTAAAAACCTTCCTCTTAGATAAGGCCATACGTGAACTCCATCATGAACTTAACAACCGCCCGGATTGGGCCATTATCCCTCTACGAGGGATAAAGGAGATCGTGAGGTGA